One genomic region from Enoplosus armatus isolate fEnoArm2 chromosome 17, fEnoArm2.hap1, whole genome shotgun sequence encodes:
- the stk17al gene encoding serine/threonine kinase 17a like has product MPDSATMSKNGMVSTIRTRIRADPFTANYELVGKELGRGKFAVVKKCIEKATGKQYAAKFLRKRRKGEDCRMDILNEIAVLESAKANPYVVALHEVYETNTEIVLVLECAAGGEIFNQCVADNDEAFTEKDVIRLAKQILTGVAFLHRNHVVHLDLKPQNILLTSARPLGDIRIVDFGLSRRMDNITEVREILGTPEYVAPEILNYEPITTATDMWSIGVLTYVMLTGESPFLGDDKQETFLNISQVNVEYSQDTFEGISPLAVDFIKSLLVKNPRKRATAEEGLNHPWLNSLPHPHSHPHLHARSASSLDEPDTSQSESEPESPAPSPELDLIGSYLMCPGQGELKTGRDAFSFSEPSFLTRPEIQQELIC; this is encoded by the exons ATGCCAGATTCAGCAACGATGAGCAAAAACGGAATGGTGTCAACAATCCGCACGAGGATAAGAGCTGACCCGTTCACAGCTAATTACGAGTTGGTCGGCAAAGAACTGGgcag GGGAAAGTTTGCGGTGGTAAAAAAGTGCATTGAGAAGGCAACGGGGAAGCAGTATGCTGCCAAGTTCCTGCGAAAGCGACGGAAGGGCGAGGACTGCCGCATGGACATCTTAAACGAGATCGCCGTGCTGGAGTCGGCCAAGGCCAACCCCTATGTGGTGGCACTGCATGAGGTCTACGAAACCAACACCGAAATTGTCCTCGTTCTGGAGTG CGCCGCCGGTGGCGAAATCTTCAACCAATGTGTTGCCGATAACGACGAGGCCTTCACAGAGAAAGATGTGATCCGGCTGGCCAAGCAGATCCTGACTGGAGTGGCCTTCCTGCATCGGAACCATGTGGTGCATCTGGATCTGAAA CCCCAGAACATCTTGCTGACCAGTGCCAGACCTCTGGGGGACATTCGTATTGTGGACTTTGGCTTGTCCAGACGCATGGACAACATCACAGAAGTCAGGGAGATCCTGGGTACCCCAGAGTATGTGG caCCAGAGATCCTGAACTATGAACCCATCACCACTGCTACTGACATGTG GAGTATCGGGGTCCTGACCTACGTCATGCTGACAGGCGAGTCTCCCTTCCTAGGTGACGACAAGCAGGAGACATTCCTCAACATCTCCCAAGTCAACGTAGAGTACTCGCAGGACACGTTCGAGGGGATCTCCCCTCTGGCTGTTGACTTCATCAAGTCCTTGCTGGTTAAAAACCCCAG gaaGAGAGCCACAGCAGAAGAAGGCCTCAACCACCCCTGGCTGAACTCGCTCCCCCATCCCCACTCTCACCCGCACCTCCACGCTAGGTCGGCCTCCTCTTTGGACGAGCCGGACACAAGCCAGTCGGAGTCGGAACCCGAGAGCCCGGCTCCCTCCCCCGAGCTGGACTTGATCGGGTCCTATCTCATGTGCCCGGGCCAGGGTGAGCTGAAGACAGGCCGTGACGCCTTCTCCTTCAGCGAGCCCTCCTTTCTCACGCGACCTGAGATACAGCAGGAGCTGATCTGCTGA